A stretch of DNA from Anopheles nili chromosome 2, idAnoNiliSN_F5_01, whole genome shotgun sequence:
AGCATTTCTCTCATCGTGTCCTCGTTGCCGTGCCGGATCTCGAACTCTTTCCACGTTTGCCAGAAATCGGCCGTTACACGAGGATCACACATTTGGCTGCAGTGGGCGTAGATTGCGCGTGCGCGGTCGATTTCGCCCAGCTTAGTTTCCATTTCGGCAAAGAGAACACACATTTTGCGTGAATCGGCTTCCGGCAGAACCTCGATTGCCTTTTCGTAGATTTGACGCGTCCGGGGAATACCGTAAATATCGGCTGCCTTCTTCACGTAAAGGTTAAACATCGCGTACATTTCTTCTTCCTTAACGGCCGTCGTAGCGCGCTCGTACACAGCCATCGCATGTCTCGCCAAGCCGTGTTGTTCTTCGAGCTTTGCATACAAAAGGTACAGATTCTTGGCTAGCTCCGGTGGACAACCATCCAGGCATTGCTCGAAAAGATCGCGAGCACGCTCCAGCTTCTGACCACCGTAGCGGTGTAAAAACTTCGTCAAGTAGGTGTTCCAAATGTCGTACACATTCGGCCATTTAAACAGGGCAATGCCCTTTTCGTAGGCTTTGAAAGCTTCCTCGAAGTAATTGTGCTCCTCCAGGAACATACCAAAGTTGATGATGATTTGCGGCGTGCAAATCTTCAGATCGATGATACGATCGTACACTTGCTTGCACGTCTTGAACGTACCAAAGCTCTCTTCCAAATCCGCATACATGGACCACAGCTTGAGCGACTTGTACACACGCATCTGCACCGTTTCCGTGTCGTCGTGGTAGGCCACCTTACGCTTCGGCATGGCGGTCGCTCTCTGCATGATCCGTAGCGCCTCTTCAAACTGCTCTTGACGGATCTCCATTTCGGACCACTCGCACCATACGCTGGCAAGTTCGTCCACTTTAAGATAATCCACTTGGACCGCTTTTTCAAAAACGATCCGGGCATCCGCAAGCTGTTTATTCGCTTCGTAAAACTTTGCAAAAGCAACCCAGAGCGTGTAAAGTTTGCCTACGGCCAGCTTTGGTTGAACTGTGTGAACCGCCTCCGTATAGGTGTTTATGATCTCGTGAGGCTTCCCTTCGTACAGCTCCACACGTTTGTGCCATTCCGCAACATTGTGTGGATTTTGTCGTAGAAGAACACTGTTCAGTAACAGCAAGCGGCGCTCCATGAGATACTCGAATCGAGCCATGCGCAGCTCAACGTCCACTTCGTCATCTTCGGTTGGATTGGGGTTGCGCTCGAGGGCCTCCATCACTTTGCTGAGACTAAGCTCCTCGAACTGCGCGTACGCATCAAACACCTGGCTAAAATCGCGTACCGTCGTTACCGTTTGAATAGCTTCTTCGTAAATATCGCGTGCCCGATCGAACAATCCGCTGCGCACGTAGTATCCTGCGAGTGAATTCCAAAGGTGGCCCAGCTGGTCTGTGTAACGCCGCAGTCCGCCACGAATAATGCCGTCCACGTTGAGCGAGTGCACCTTGTCTGGGTTCTTGGAAATGAGCTCACATAGCTCGTTCCACAATTGGTGATTCGATTTGCCGTGTTTGGAGACAAAATTTTCATTGTCAACTATGCTGGCAAGCTGCTGGGCTGCTTCGTCTAAGTGCCCGATCGATTGCAGGAACTCGACGTACTCTTCGGCGTCTTCCGGACATAGCTTAAGATAGCGACGCCACACGCGCACCGCTGTTTCGGGAATGTCGAAACGTTTCAAAAATTCGAGATAGAGCGGCCATATGCGGTGGTGCTGCGTGATGGGAAGTGCACGTAATGCACGATCGAAGACTTGGCGTGTGCGCGTGATCTTACACTGGGATGTCATAAACGAGCAATAATCCATCCAAATGCGGGGCATCTTGTGCATAAAGACGAGTGCCCGTTCGAACGCGTTGTTAACCTCTTCATACTCACTGTCGGTGATGCATTTTCCCTTCACCTGCTTACGTAGCGTTTTGAGGTAGTTGTACCAAAGTTTGTACGAACCAGGAAGCTCCTTTAGCGCTCGCTCGAACACGGTGTTGATAACGAATCGAGGGGCATTGCGCTTGTGTTCCACATAGCGCATCCAGTGTTTAACGGAGTATGCATTGCGAAGGATCTCCTCTTCGTACGGCAGGTCCTCATCATTCtgcaaaacacgaaaagacACAACCCAGTGGTGTACATCAGTGGGTGCACATACACGCCAAACCCACGTGCGCATCTTAGAAATCAAACTACTTACGAAAAAGACATCCGCAAGATTCTCTTCCGATGCAATCGGCATACTTTTATGTTTAAGTGCGTCTGCGACTAGTAATCTATGCTTAGTTTTCGTTTAGGCGTGCTTGCGACAGGCATCAAATAGTTCGTAGCCGGTGAACAACAAGAAACATTTTATTGACAGCAGCATGACATTAAATAAGGGTTGCTGCCAGTGTTGCCAGTAAAGCAGAATCGGCAGAAAGGGTAGCTCAACCCTATCctcacaaaaataaatagaattaCAATTTAGTGGTATCCGAACAGTAATTGTACGGGAAATATACCATGGAAGGTactttttgtacaattttagCATACATGTTTTAGTATAACGtttattaattgaaaattgttaAACGGAATGGGTGTGAATGTTTCAACAGCAACGATAGAATGCAGTCggcgtatttttgttttgttgcattaAAATGCAATCTTATTCGGCTACTTGATAAATGATAATATTCTCTACCCCTCCTACCTTTCCCGCGCATCCGCATACAACACATCCCCTTCACACTCACCGCGCATGGTTGACTACTATGTAGCTATTTAAATGCCCCGAAAACACACCCCAACCCCACCAGCCATTCGGTTCTGTACCACAAGATAGAGTGTTGTCAGCAGAGGAGCAGGCGAAAAGAAGTGCAGGCGGATGCAGCGCTTAGGAAAACCATGCTAGAGTGGGTGTCGAGTGAGGTTGTGCAGTTTACGTGCAAGCAAACCACGCAGTTGACGATGGGCTTCAAGTTACGTTTCAAGCCCTCAGCCCATGGGGTGCGATATCGCAGGGCAACGATGCACCCTCGGTGGATAGCAATGTGTCAACAAATGACAGGGTGACCAGAGCGTAGGAAAATGCCGCCCTGACGGAGGCGATGGAAAACAGAACATCGCCGCGGTAGAAATAGCGCACgatgggtttccttttcttttacaaaAGCGAAAGTGATCAAGCAGATGTTTGAACATGCTGTCGTAGGCGAATCTCTTATCTATCGGTAGCTACAAAACTCAAGAGCAGAGGCTCGAATTTGAATTGCAAAACCGATCGGGGTTGATTAAATAGGGTACAAACAGTGGCAGTGTAGTTATTTTAAGATTACGGATTTGTTATTACGAAGCTAAACAAAACACAAGACAAAAACAGCGCATGCTTCGGGGATTTAAAGTGTTGGATTATGTTATGTTTCACGAAGGACAGTTTAAATTCGCTAACGATGTGCAATGGTGTTTGAAATAGGCGTGGTGCCAATCAACGGATAATTTCAGGACCTCTGTGTGCATGGCAGGTGCATCGCACATAGCTATAATTTGCAACATTGtacgaaggtttttttttgcattgtaCTCATTATCAGTTATCTTATTTTCCTGCTATCGAAAACATGAACGTTAAGCAAATGGAACACGCCGCCCCATCGTCTCTTTCTCAGCGCGGTCACAAAGCGTGGCGCGACCGCGAAACACGCGTTCACCGCGCATCGAGCAGCATGTACCGAAAAGCTAGTATATTACCATGGTTGCAGGCAAGCAAGAGGTAGTCACCTGCGATCGGAACGCCTCCGTTCGGGGCGCCATCGTTCGGGGCGCCATCGTTCAGGGCGCCATCGTTCGGGACACTGTGCTTCTCGTGCCGCCATCGCGCTTCACAACACGCTACCGAGCAACGGAGGATGCTGCCGGTGTGTGTCGTAGTAGTGCGAAAGAGATCGGACGAAGCGCTGACCGCGTGGGATGTACGATGGCTCCGATTGGCCAGCGTGCACGTGGTATCGATCAGCAGCGTGCAACCTGCTCGATTTCATGTTCTCCTGGTACTAATTTGCGTTTTTGACGAGCGCTTTTGGCATCGTTGCGACACGGCTTTTGGAAGAAATCAACCGCCGCGATCGTGGTGGTCGACCATGCTGATTCGATTTGATAGCGCACCTTTTTGATGATTATAGCGATTGTTGGTGATGAAAATCGAGtgacctgttttttttggtaccTTGTGTCGTGCAGGGGAAACCCTTCCCTTTTATGTCGCGCCTCATACGGACACCCTAGCCCTTTGCGCAGATAACGCGATAACGCATTGGCGCGGCGCATAGGCAATCAGCTGACCGGTGCCGGCGGTTTCCCTTCGAGCAGTGCCCTTTCGAACGCCGCTCACGGTGGCAGGAGTTTCGCGTCGATGGTGAGAGGAACCGGCAGGGCCCTTTTCCTGCTGCATCTCCGCATTATGTAAACCCAAACGGTGCCGGAGGGAGTCTTAGGGCCTCGGTAATCGCTTTCAAGGTCGCGCCATCgtgaaacagcagcagcttgctTATAAAACACCGCTAAAAGCAAACACCGGAATAGGGGCTTCCAAGGGCCAGAGTGGCCCCAAAAGCAGGTCACGCGTGATTTAGGAGGAAGCGAGTGAATTGGCCGTTAGGGCCGTGTGCGCGTGACTTCACGTTCCCGTGCGTGTGATAATGCAAATGGGGCCAAAGTACGGTCAATTTGAGATTTGGACGACACCGGAACCAAAGGGCATGTTGTGAAGGGTCGTGCTTATGCTTGCTCGTAGCTGCACAGCTTAGCGCAACTAGTGGTGTGTGAAAAGCAGTGCTCAAGTGAATCACCGAATGCACTTTGCATTGCAGGGACAGAAAATACTCCGCTCGAATGCAGTGCCAGCAGATGCCCACGAATCCGAATGCGTAGCAGCAAGTGGTGAAAAAGATAAAATGCAAGAAAGCGGCTGCCAGCAGAATCCTCGTCAACTGCAGCAGAACCAGAAGGATAAACCCCCCGATGGAGGCTGGGGATGGATGGTCGTGCTAGCCTACGGAATGGCCAATGTAAGTGAAGGGACCTTTTTTTATCGGAGGAGACACAAACGGCCTCCGTGCAGAGGCGCTCCCCAGTCACACGGTCAGGTTcggattgtttcttatcagtACACGCGGGATTTGCatgggatttatttattttggtCTTCTCGCCATTGTCTACCTAACGTGATGCGGTGACGTGCGAACACCGACAGGAAGC
This window harbors:
- the LOC128720330 gene encoding pre-mRNA-splicing factor syf1 homolog — protein: MPIASEENLADVFFNDEDLPYEEEILRNAYSVKHWMRYVEHKRNAPRFVINTVFERALKELPGSYKLWYNYLKTLRKQVKGKCITDSEYEEVNNAFERALVFMHKMPRIWMDYCSFMTSQCKITRTRQVFDRALRALPITQHHRIWPLYLEFLKRFDIPETAVRVWRRYLKLCPEDAEEYVEFLQSIGHLDEAAQQLASIVDNENFVSKHGKSNHQLWNELCELISKNPDKVHSLNVDGIIRGGLRRYTDQLGHLWNSLAGYYVRSGLFDRARDIYEEAIQTVTTVRDFSQVFDAYAQFEELSLSKVMEALERNPNPTEDDEVDVELRMARFEYLMERRLLLLNSVLLRQNPHNVAEWHKRVELYEGKPHEIINTYTEAVHTVQPKLAVGKLYTLWVAFAKFYEANKQLADARIVFEKAVQVDYLKVDELASVWCEWSEMEIRQEQFEEALRIMQRATAMPKRKVAYHDDTETVQMRVYKSLKLWSMYADLEESFGTFKTCKQVYDRIIDLKICTPQIIINFGMFLEEHNYFEEAFKAYEKGIALFKWPNVYDIWNTYLTKFLHRYGGQKLERARDLFEQCLDGCPPELAKNLYLLYAKLEEQHGLARHAMAVYERATTAVKEEEMYAMFNLYVKKAADIYGIPRTRQIYEKAIEVLPEADSRKMCVLFAEMETKLGEIDRARAIYAHCSQMCDPRVTADFWQTWKEFEIRHGNEDTMREMLRIKRSIQATYNTQINMMSAALINAAVTTGEPPKDAMRALEVKAAETTARAIAAVGASGGNIMFVRGETQGGTAKDDRVVNPDEIDIDDEDEEEEDDAIEGNDGDEDITKKVPIERQNIPAKVFGNLRRPSEEQDDNGMNE